Below is a window of Planococcus rifietoensis DNA.
GACGTCGAAGTGTTCGGCAAGGATTATATGCTGATGGCGCAATACTTGCCGACTTACAATATGTACTTGGTCAACCTCGTCGACAAAGATGCAGTGCTTGCCAACCTGGTCAATACGAGAGAAATCCTGCTGATCAGCCTCGGCATCGTATTGCTCGCGGTCATAGTCGTGTTCATCATTTCAAGGCGCATGACGAATTCCATCAGCCGTTTGGTCAAGCAAATCTCGACCATGGCAAAACACGATTTCAACGTGCCAGTCGCTGAAACCGGCGGCTACGAAGCGAAAAAAATTGCCAATGCGTTCAACTCGATGCTCAACGAATTGCAGGAATACGTAGATCTTGCGATACAGGCGCAGCAAAAACAGCGCAGTGCCGAATTGATGGCGCTGCAGCACCAGATCAATCCGCATTTCATTTACAATACCTTGGCGTCGATCAAGTTCATGATCCAGCAAGGCAAAAAAGAACAAGCGACCGATATGATCCATGCCTTGATTGCGCTATTGCAAAATGCCCTCAGCAATGTCGAACAGACCATTACCGTCGAGCAGGAAATAGCGGATTTGAAAAACTATGTGCTGATCAACCAATCGCGTTACGGCGACGGCATCAAAGTGAATTTCTTCATTTCGCCGGATTGCCTGGATTGCCAATTGCCAAAATTGATCCTGCAGCCATTTATCGAAAATGCGTTTTTCCATGCGTTTAATGAGAAAAAACAAGGCTTCGTGCAAATCTTGGTGTCCCAAAAAGGCGACAATTTGTTGTGCGAAATCGTCGATAATGGCGATGGCATGGAAATCAAAGGCGACCACACGAAAGAAGACATCAAGGAAAAACGCCATCTGTTCAGCGGCATCGGCATCCGTAACGTCCATGAGCGCATCCAGATGCTTTACGGCGACCAATACGGCGTAGACATCTCGAGCGTCAAAGGCGAAGGCACCAAAGTCAAAGTGGAATTGCCGCTTCAGAAAGTCATGGTGTAAGTTGAATGAATTTTTTAGATTTCTTTGTAAGCGATATTCCGCAAAACAGCTGGCTTTCCTGGGGGCTTGCGCTGAACTAATTCGGGCTAAACGCCCGAATGGATTTCAGCACTTCGCTGATCCCCAAGGAGTCTGCGCTATTTTGCTACATATCTATTCAATAGTTCATCCGAAAGAGCGGAAGGTGGCGACTCCTGCGGAAATAGCACGAGCTGAAGACCCTGGACTGAGCGTAAGCGAGGGAAGCGGCTGAAGCCGTGTCCGCGGAAAGCGCCCACCTGAAGCGATTTTAACATTCTATTTTTCTATCTCTGATTTATTTGTTCGCCAAAAGCCAACGAAATTCCAAGAACCTAACAATAATACAAGAAAAAAGAGAGAAAATTGAAATATCTAAAAATTTTCGGATAGAACACCTAAAGATTGTGCTAACAATCTTTTTTTTTTGACCGCTATACTGTTTACAAGGCGAAAAGTTAAGCGCTTACAAAAAGGGGGATTTCAAATGAAGAAGTTTAATCTTATGTTTTTGGCGGCAGCGAGCATGGCCGCATTAGCAGCTTGTTCTTCTGGGGATGAAGAGGCGAGCGGTGGCAGTGGATCAGAAGGTTCAGCTGACGTAGACGAGATTACGGCGTGGGCTTGGGATCCGGCTTTCAACATTGCAGCTCTTGAAAACGCAAAAGAAGCTTACAATGGCGATGGCGATTACGAAGTGAACATCATTGAAAATGCACAAGACGATATTATCCAAAAACTCAACACGGGCCTCAGCTCAGGGACAACAAACGGCATGCCGAACATTGTCCTGATTGAAGATTACCGTGCACAAAGTTTCTTGCAAGCTTATCCGGATGCTTTCCATCCATTGACGGACGTCATCAATTCTGACGACTTCGCAGATTACAAAATTGCCACGACCAGCTACGACGGCGAGCAATACGGATTGCCGTTCGACTCAGGCGTAGCGGCTCTCTATGTCCGTACAGACTATTTGGAAGAAGCCGGCTACTCAGTTGAAGACGTAACGGACATCACATGGCAGGAATACATCGAGATCGGGAAAGACGTCAAAGAAGCAACAGGCAAGAACATGCTGACTTTGGATCCGAACGATTTGGCGCAAGTGCGCATGATGATCCAGACAAACGGATCTTGGTATGTAGAAGAGGATGGTTCGACACCGAACATCGCCGGAAACGAAACACTTGAAGCCGGTTTTGAAACATACAAAGAAATGATGGATGCGGACATCGCGAAAATCGTTTCTGACTGGAGCCAATTTGTCGGCGCGTTCAACAGTGGCGAAGTAGCCAGTGTGCCAACAGGAAACTGGATCACGCCAAGCGTCAAGCAAGCAGCTGATCAATCCGGCAAGTGGGCAGTCGTTCCAATGCCTCGCTTGGATATGGAAGGTGCAGTTAACGCATCCAACCTAGGCGGCAGCTCATGGTACGTCTTGAACGTGGACGGCAAAGAACAAGCAGCAGATTTCCTATTGAATACATTCGGTTCAAATCCTGAGTTGTACCAAACACTTGTAGAAGATATCGGCGCTCTTGGGACTTATTCACCGGCAGCTGAAGGAGATGCATACGCAGTGGAAGACGAATTCTTCGGCGGGCAGCAGCTTCTCACAGACCTTTCTACATGGACAGACGAAATTCCAGCAGTCAACTATGGCCTTCACACATATGCGATCGAAGACATCCTGGTCACTGGAATGCAAGATTATTTGAACGGCGCAGAACTGGATACAGTACTTGAAAATGTCCAAGGGCAAGCTGAAGCACAACTCAAATAATTGATCGGAAATAAATGAAGCCTTGAGTTGACGCCGACGAACTGGTAGAAGTGCTTTATCACTTACCAGTTGGGCACAGCTCAAGGTTTTTTTATAGGAGGAATGAGAAGCATGAGCCAGCTAGGAACAAAAAAAGCCGAAGTGGATCTCCCCGTTCGTACGAAATATGAAGAGAGCAGGCGCCAAAAAACCGGTGTCTTTTTCAAGAAAAAAGTGGGTTGGCTGTTTATCATTATCTCAATCCTTGCCATCACCATTTTCAACTTTTACCCGATGGTTCAAGCGTTCCTGTTGTCTTTCCAATCCGGAATGGGCGCGAACCTGGAATATGTAGGCCTTGATAACTGGCGCCGCCTGTTCGGCGACCCAACCTTTATCGCCGCATTGACCAATACAACGATCTACTTGTTGATCCAAGTGCCGTTGATGATCATCTTGGCATTATTCTTCTCCGTATTACTGAATGACCCGAAACTGAAGTTCAAAAGTTTCTTCAGGATTGCCATTTTCCTGCCGTGTGTCACTTCACTCGTTGCCTATTCAGTCGTCTTTAAGTACTTGTTTGGCATTGATGGCATCATCAACCAATTTTTGCTGAATTTTGGCTTTATCTCCGAAACGGTCAATTTCTTGGCTGATCCGTTTTGGGCAAAAGTCGTCATCATTTTGGCCATCACATGGAGATGGACGGGCTATAACATGATTTTCTATTTGGCGGCATTGCAAAACGTCGACAAATCCATTTACGAAGCTGCCCGAATTGATGGGGCCAGCTCGCTCCAGCAGTTTTTCCAAATTACGGTCCCGATGCTTAAGCCGATCATTTTGTTCACATCCATCACATCGACGATCGGTACATTGCAAATCTTCGATGAAATCGTCAACATCACAAACGGCGGACCGGGGAATGCGACCATTTCGATTTCGCAATACATTTACAACTTGTCCTTTGAATACACGCCTGACTTTGGCTACGCATCAACCGTTTCCTACGTCATCGTAATTCTCGTAGTAATCCTTTCAATTATCCAATTCAGAGTGGCGGGTGAGAAAAAATGAACAGATTAAAACGAATCTTCATCTACACGTTTCTCAGTGTCGCAGCGATTGTTTCCATTTTCCCATTCCTATGGATGCTCACCAGCATCACCAATAAATCGGTCGATGTCACGCAAGGACGTTTGCTTCCGGGAACGCATTTGATCGAAAACTTTAAAACGCTTTTTGCGACTGTCGACATAGTGCCAGCGTTAATCAACTCATCCATTATCGCGATCATCACGACGATTTTAACGCTTCTCTTGGCATCGCTTGCCGGTTACGGGTTTGAGATTCACCGCAGCAAAGGAAAAGACATCGTCTTTACGATCTTGTTGTTGTCGATGATGATTCCGTTTGCGGCGATCATGGTGCCGCTGTACCGCATGTTCGGCAGCATCAGTGAAACGGCGCCGCTTATCGGCATCGACTCGCTTGGCGCGGTCATTTTGCCGACAGCGACTACGGCGTTCTTCATCTTCTTTTTCCGCCAAAACACCAAGATGTTTCCGAAAGATTTGGTGGAAGCGGGCCGAATCGATGGTTTGAGTGAGATCGGCGTCTTTTTCCGGATCTACATGCCAACGATGAAAACGACTTACGCAGCTGCGGCAATCATCGCTTTCATGAACAGCTGGAACAACTACTTATGGCCATTGGTCATTTTGCAGTCGCCGGAAAAACGGACGATTCCGCTGCTGATTTCCAATCTCGGCTCGAGCTACTCGCCAGACTATGGCGTCATCATGTCAGCGATCGTCATCGCAACATTGCCGACAGCGCTCGTATTCTTCCTCATGCAGAAGCACTTTGTTGCAGGCATGATGGGCTCGGTTAAGGGTTAAATGAAAGTTAGTTTAAGGGGACATGTCACTAGTTAAAGACTTGTTGAATTAAACGCCGCTTCGGCCGCTTTGGGCATGGCTCCCGCAAGAAGCCAGGAAAACCACCTGTCTTCTTGCTTCGCCTAGCCCGTGGACGCGCCGGCGCTAATGAATGCATTAAAAAAGCAACTCTACTTTTCAACTACTGCTAATTCAGATATGGAACAAGATAGCGTAGACTCTGCAAACCCGTGACGTCATTCCGCGCCAGCTGCATGATTTATATCTTGTTGCCGCGAAAACGTAGCTGCTTTGCGGAATATCAACACAACTTCTAAAAGTTCAAGTAGGAGGTAAATTGTGCCGATTTTATATAACGACGCCACACGTGAGTTTCATCTGCAAACCGAGAAGACCAGCTATATTTTCAGCATCCTGAAAAATGAACAGCTTGGCCAGTTGTATTACGGCAAAAAACTGCGCCACCGGAACTCGTTCGAGCGTTTGTTTCATATCGAGGAAATGCCGAATACCGCTTGCGTCTATGAAGGCGATTTGGTGTTCTCGCTCGATATTCTCAAACAGGAATATCCGGCATACGGAACGACGGATTTCCGCGAGCCGGCATACCAAGTGCTGCAACAAGGCGGCAGCCGCATTACAAATTTCGTCTATCAAAATCACACCATCCATCAAGGGAAAAACCAGCTCGCTGGCTTGCCCGCGACATATGTCGAGCATGACGAGGAAGCGACTACCTTGGAAATTTCGTTGTATGACGAAGCGATCGATGTGGAGATCCAGCTATCCTATAGCGTATTTGAACAACTGAACGCCATCACCCGCTCCGTCCGCTTTATCAATCACGGCCAAGGAGACGTCAATTTGACGAGAGCAATGAGTGCGAGCATCGATTTGCCGGATTCGGATTTCGAGATGGTTCAGTTGTCGGGTGCGTGGGTCAGGGAGCGCCATGTCCACAATCGCAAATTGGTGCCAGGCCTTCAAAGCATCAGCAGCACAAGGGGCACGAGTAGCGCCCATCAAAATCCATTTTTGGCATTGAAGCGCCCGTCGACTACCGAGCATCACGGCGAAGTGTACGGCGTGAGTTTGGTGTACAGCGGCAATTTCCTGGCTCAAGTCGAAGTCGACCATTACGACGTGACGCGATTGATGATCGGTATCAACCCATTTGATTTTAATTGGCTGTTGGAAAGCGGCGAAAGTTTCCAGGCACCGGAAGTGGTCATGGTCTATTCGCCGGATGGCTTGAATGATATGAGCCAGACCTATCACAAGCTGTACCGTAGCCGTTTGGCGCGCGGAACATGGCGCGACCGGGAACGCCCGGTATTGATCAACAACTGGGAAGCGACGTATTTTGATTTTGATGAAACGAAAATTTTGGAACTCGCGAAGTCTTCCAAGGAATTGGGCGTGGAGTTGTTCGTCTTGGACGACGGCTGGTTCGGCAAGCGCGATGCGGACACGACGTCTCTCGGTGACTGGTTTGAAGACAAGCGCAAATTACCGAGCGGCCTCAGTCAATTGGCGAAAAACATTGCCGATTTGGAAATGAAATTCGGTTTGTGGTTCGAACCGGAAATGGTGTCAAAGGCAAGCGAATTGTACAAAGAGCATCCGGACTGGATCCTTCATGTGCCGAATCGCAAAAGCTCGCATGGCCGCAATCAACTCGTGTTGGATTTCTCCCGCCAGGAAGTGGTGGATTATATCTACGGTTTGGTAGCTGGCGTACTGCGGGATGCGCCGATTTCCTATGTGAAATGGGACATGAACCGCTATATGACAGAAGTGGGTTCATTGGAATTGCCGGCGAACCGCCAGCGGGAAGTCGCACACCGCTATATTCTTGGCGTGTATTCCTTGTACGAACGATTGACTTCGGAATTTCCGGATGTCCTGTTCGAATCCTGTGCAGGAGGCGGCAGCCGCTTCGACCCAGGAATGCTCTATTACGCGCCGCAAGGGTGGACGAGTGATGACACCGATGCGGTCGAGCGCTTGAAGATCCAATACGGCACGTCGATGGTCTATCCGATCAGTTCGATGGGCGCGCATGTTTCAGCGGTACCGAATCATCAAGTGGGACGCATCACGAGCTTGAAGACACGGGCGGATGTCGCGTATTTCGGCGCATTCGGCTACGAACTCGATGTCACGAAGATGAACGATGATGACAAAGTTGTTGTTGCCGAGCAAATCGCTTTCTATAAAGAAAACCGTTCGCTCATTCAACAAGGCCAATTTTATCGGCTGGCCAGCCCGTTTGCAGAAGACGGCAACGTGACAAGCTGGATGGTGGTATCAGATGATCAGAGCGAAGCGATATTCGGCTATTACCAAGTCCTTGCCAAACCGAACCCAGGATATGCACGCGCATTCTTCAAAGGGCTCAACCCCGAATTCGAATACACCATCGATGGGATCGACGATACGTTTTACGGGGATGAATTGATGGGAGCAGGCGTGCAGCTCAACCGCTATCGCCAAAACCAACATCCTTCTGATTTTTCTTCTATTATTTATAAATTAACGCGAGTGTAACTGAACAGTTCCGCAAAGTTAAACGCCTTGCGGAATCTTACATAGGAGGCGTCGATGTGCTGACTGCTAAAAATGGATCGTTTTATTTTGAAGGAGAACCATTCCAAATATTGTCAGGTGGCATGCATTATTTCCGCACCGTGCCTGAACAATGGGAAGACCGCTTGCAGAAACTGAAAGCGCTCGGGCTGAACACAGTCGAAACTTATATCCCGTGGAATTTCCATGAACCGAAAAAAGGCCAATTCCACTTTTCTGGAATGGCGAATATCGAAGCCTTTATCGAGCTGGCACATCGCTTAGGGCTGTATGTCATCCTGCGCCCGGCGCCATATATTTGTGCGGAGTGGGAAATGGGCGGCTTGCCGTCCTGGCTGATGGCAGACAAAAACTTGGTGTTGCGAAGCAGCGATCCGGCTTTTCTTGGGCATGTGGAAGATTATTTCGCGGAGTTGCTGCCGAAATTCAAAAAGCATCTATATCAAAACGGTGGCCCGGTCATCGCCATGCAGATCGAAAATGAATACGGCGCATATGGCAACGATTCAGCCTACCTTGATTTCTTTAAAGCACAATACGAACAGCACGGGCTCGATACCTTCTTGTTCACCTCAGACGGCCCGGACTTTATCACGCAAGGCTCGATGCCAGATGTGACGACGACCTTGAACTTCGGGTCGCGTGTGGAAGAGTCGTTCCAAGCACTTGATGCCTTCAAGCCGGATTCACCGAAAATGGTCACCGAATTTTGGATCGGCTGGTTTGATTATTGGTCAGGAGAGCATACCGTGCGGAGCGGGGACGACGTCGCTTCGGTTTTCAAGGAAATCATGGAAAAGAACATTTCCGTCAATTTCTATATGTTCCACGGCGGAACGAACTTCGGCTTCATGAACGGCGCCAATCACTACGATGTCTATTACCCGACGATCACCAGCTACGATTACGATAGCTTGCTGACAGAAGGCGGCGCGATCACCGAGAAATACAAGGCGGTCAAAAAAGTCTTGAGTGAGTACCGGGAAGTACCTGCTGATTTTGAGGAGAGCGTTTCTGCGAAAGCCTACGGAACTGTCACGCTGGCAGAATCGGCGAGCTTGTTCGATGTGTTGGAAACGATCAGCGACAAGGTCGAGCATATTGTGCCGCGGTCCATGGAAGATATCGGCCAGGCTTACGGCTACACGCTGTACCGGACGACCGTCAATCGGCTGGGTGAATTGAAAGTCAGCTCAAAAGACATCCGTGACCGCGGGTTTATTTACATCAACGGCCGCCATGTCGCAACGACATATATCAACGACGAGGAAAAAATGCTGAAACTGGATTTCCCGGAAGCGGTAAATACG
It encodes the following:
- a CDS encoding alpha-galactosidase, with the translated sequence MPILYNDATREFHLQTEKTSYIFSILKNEQLGQLYYGKKLRHRNSFERLFHIEEMPNTACVYEGDLVFSLDILKQEYPAYGTTDFREPAYQVLQQGGSRITNFVYQNHTIHQGKNQLAGLPATYVEHDEEATTLEISLYDEAIDVEIQLSYSVFEQLNAITRSVRFINHGQGDVNLTRAMSASIDLPDSDFEMVQLSGAWVRERHVHNRKLVPGLQSISSTRGTSSAHQNPFLALKRPSTTEHHGEVYGVSLVYSGNFLAQVEVDHYDVTRLMIGINPFDFNWLLESGESFQAPEVVMVYSPDGLNDMSQTYHKLYRSRLARGTWRDRERPVLINNWEATYFDFDETKILELAKSSKELGVELFVLDDGWFGKRDADTTSLGDWFEDKRKLPSGLSQLAKNIADLEMKFGLWFEPEMVSKASELYKEHPDWILHVPNRKSSHGRNQLVLDFSRQEVVDYIYGLVAGVLRDAPISYVKWDMNRYMTEVGSLELPANRQREVAHRYILGVYSLYERLTSEFPDVLFESCAGGGSRFDPGMLYYAPQGWTSDDTDAVERLKIQYGTSMVYPISSMGAHVSAVPNHQVGRITSLKTRADVAYFGAFGYELDVTKMNDDDKVVVAEQIAFYKENRSLIQQGQFYRLASPFAEDGNVTSWMVVSDDQSEAIFGYYQVLAKPNPGYARAFFKGLNPEFEYTIDGIDDTFYGDELMGAGVQLNRYRQNQHPSDFSSIIYKLTRV
- a CDS encoding carbohydrate ABC transporter permease; the encoded protein is MNRLKRIFIYTFLSVAAIVSIFPFLWMLTSITNKSVDVTQGRLLPGTHLIENFKTLFATVDIVPALINSSIIAIITTILTLLLASLAGYGFEIHRSKGKDIVFTILLLSMMIPFAAIMVPLYRMFGSISETAPLIGIDSLGAVILPTATTAFFIFFFRQNTKMFPKDLVEAGRIDGLSEIGVFFRIYMPTMKTTYAAAAIIAFMNSWNNYLWPLVILQSPEKRTIPLLISNLGSSYSPDYGVIMSAIVIATLPTALVFFLMQKHFVAGMMGSVKG
- a CDS encoding glycoside hydrolase family 35 protein, producing MLTAKNGSFYFEGEPFQILSGGMHYFRTVPEQWEDRLQKLKALGLNTVETYIPWNFHEPKKGQFHFSGMANIEAFIELAHRLGLYVILRPAPYICAEWEMGGLPSWLMADKNLVLRSSDPAFLGHVEDYFAELLPKFKKHLYQNGGPVIAMQIENEYGAYGNDSAYLDFFKAQYEQHGLDTFLFTSDGPDFITQGSMPDVTTTLNFGSRVEESFQALDAFKPDSPKMVTEFWIGWFDYWSGEHTVRSGDDVASVFKEIMEKNISVNFYMFHGGTNFGFMNGANHYDVYYPTITSYDYDSLLTEGGAITEKYKAVKKVLSEYREVPADFEESVSAKAYGTVTLAESASLFDVLETISDKVEHIVPRSMEDIGQAYGYTLYRTTVNRLGELKVSSKDIRDRGFIYINGRHVATTYINDEEKMLKLDFPEAVNTLEILVENMGRANYGEHLTDPKGLVNNLWLGEQYFFHWDMFKVELEQLPESYGAGENSRFPKFFRGSFDAEEGLDTYVDTQGFTKGNVFINGFNLGRYWNTAGPQQRLYLPGPLLKKQHNEIVVLELEQTTTDQIQLLDEPKLD
- a CDS encoding ABC transporter substrate-binding protein, with amino-acid sequence MKKFNLMFLAAASMAALAACSSGDEEASGGSGSEGSADVDEITAWAWDPAFNIAALENAKEAYNGDGDYEVNIIENAQDDIIQKLNTGLSSGTTNGMPNIVLIEDYRAQSFLQAYPDAFHPLTDVINSDDFADYKIATTSYDGEQYGLPFDSGVAALYVRTDYLEEAGYSVEDVTDITWQEYIEIGKDVKEATGKNMLTLDPNDLAQVRMMIQTNGSWYVEEDGSTPNIAGNETLEAGFETYKEMMDADIAKIVSDWSQFVGAFNSGEVASVPTGNWITPSVKQAADQSGKWAVVPMPRLDMEGAVNASNLGGSSWYVLNVDGKEQAADFLLNTFGSNPELYQTLVEDIGALGTYSPAAEGDAYAVEDEFFGGQQLLTDLSTWTDEIPAVNYGLHTYAIEDILVTGMQDYLNGAELDTVLENVQGQAEAQLK
- a CDS encoding sensor histidine kinase produces the protein MNMKKKAFLILRNNSLFIKMFLIMVISIVAVSLLITFSSIRMSSDLFMDTFSISNTKALEQIETEFEDYSFAIVAATNEVQNNGTIKRVLTQTNATTLETYSSYHDISEQIERIYRTVESYDANMIVLGNNERLYNVNYSNWPVSWEALRNHPISQYTINRPNRLLYQYLPSTSFADEPMIVATKALMERSTGEIYGVLYFPIREAQLKQFYEGYTSEENEVMLVDAEGRIVSGNQEAMIGQEAPELMSLAKEVDDEGLQYKDVEVFGKDYMLMAQYLPTYNMYLVNLVDKDAVLANLVNTREILLISLGIVLLAVIVVFIISRRMTNSISRLVKQISTMAKHDFNVPVAETGGYEAKKIANAFNSMLNELQEYVDLAIQAQQKQRSAELMALQHQINPHFIYNTLASIKFMIQQGKKEQATDMIHALIALLQNALSNVEQTITVEQEIADLKNYVLINQSRYGDGIKVNFFISPDCLDCQLPKLILQPFIENAFFHAFNEKKQGFVQILVSQKGDNLLCEIVDNGDGMEIKGDHTKEDIKEKRHLFSGIGIRNVHERIQMLYGDQYGVDISSVKGEGTKVKVELPLQKVMV
- a CDS encoding carbohydrate ABC transporter permease: MSQLGTKKAEVDLPVRTKYEESRRQKTGVFFKKKVGWLFIIISILAITIFNFYPMVQAFLLSFQSGMGANLEYVGLDNWRRLFGDPTFIAALTNTTIYLLIQVPLMIILALFFSVLLNDPKLKFKSFFRIAIFLPCVTSLVAYSVVFKYLFGIDGIINQFLLNFGFISETVNFLADPFWAKVVIILAITWRWTGYNMIFYLAALQNVDKSIYEAARIDGASSLQQFFQITVPMLKPIILFTSITSTIGTLQIFDEIVNITNGGPGNATISISQYIYNLSFEYTPDFGYASTVSYVIVILVVILSIIQFRVAGEKK